From Ignatzschineria sp. RMDPL8A, a single genomic window includes:
- a CDS encoding alpha/beta hydrolase has protein sequence MAQPKIILTHGIFEFPLFMTPLANKLEALGYETVHFCYRSVRQTLEENTRDFAEFIQKETDNGESAVLIGHSLGSLVIQFTLEAYPELNVSHAIAITPPFQGSTITQNLEDKNLSFIVGRALNALLPQKNRWNSSVPLGVIAGTKSFGVTKLFLKNDRPNDGTLYVDETKIEGMTDHITLPESHTEILLSKELAELCDAFIQHTTFNVSTNTDV, from the coding sequence ATGGCACAACCCAAAATCATTTTGACTCATGGCATTTTTGAGTTCCCGCTCTTTATGACCCCGCTTGCCAATAAACTCGAAGCGCTTGGCTATGAAACCGTGCATTTTTGCTACCGTTCGGTACGACAAACTCTCGAAGAAAATACCCGTGATTTTGCTGAATTTATCCAAAAAGAGACCGACAATGGTGAGTCCGCTGTTTTAATTGGCCATAGTCTTGGGTCGCTAGTGATTCAATTCACGCTTGAGGCTTATCCTGAGCTTAATGTCTCACACGCCATTGCGATCACCCCGCCCTTTCAAGGCTCGACCATTACTCAAAATCTTGAAGATAAAAATTTAAGTTTTATTGTGGGCCGTGCGCTTAATGCGCTTTTGCCACAGAAAAACCGTTGGAATAGCTCTGTTCCGCTTGGCGTTATTGCCGGCACCAAATCTTTTGGGGTTACCAAACTCTTTCTTAAAAATGATCGCCCCAACGACGGCACACTCTATGTCGATGAAACCAAGATTGAAGGGATGACCGATCATATAACGCTCCCTGAATCCCATACGGAAATTCTTCTTTCAAAAGAGCTAGCCGAGCTCTGCGATGCATTTATTCAACATACGACTTTTAACGTTTCCACAAACACTGACGTTTGA
- a CDS encoding ClpXP protease specificity-enhancing factor codes for MRLMTSNKPYLIRAMFDWIIDNNCTPHLVVDATLPFVEVPEQYIDNGRIILNIAPGATQSLLLGDDWITFSARFSGVKYDISLPIGAIAAIYAQENAQGMGFETEALLEDEYEEKITVAPSKTSKPTLNIVEDHREHDADDSEHNDDDPTPPTKRRGKPTLKIIK; via the coding sequence ATGCGCCTAATGACTTCCAATAAACCCTACTTAATCCGCGCAATGTTCGACTGGATTATCGATAACAACTGCACGCCCCATCTTGTGGTCGATGCCACACTTCCTTTTGTTGAAGTGCCTGAGCAATATATCGATAATGGGCGTATTATCTTAAATATCGCGCCCGGTGCGACGCAAAGCTTGTTATTAGGCGATGATTGGATCACATTTTCGGCACGCTTTTCTGGCGTAAAATACGATATCTCGCTTCCAATCGGGGCGATTGCGGCCATCTACGCACAAGAAAATGCGCAAGGCATGGGCTTTGAAACTGAAGCGCTCCTTGAAGATGAGTATGAAGAAAAAATCACTGTAGCACCAAGTAAAACCTCTAAGCCAACACTCAATATTGTGGAAGATCATCGTGAGCATGACGCGGATGATTCTGAGCACAATGATGATGACCCAACCCCTCCCACAAAAAGACGGGGCAAACCCACACTTAAAATCATCAAATAG
- a CDS encoding glutathione S-transferase N-terminal domain-containing protein, whose amino-acid sequence MSTRRNGFTLYLEKNSLDADRVAITLLEKNITCDQVVVDTSNPPEDLLDVNSQLILPTLITREVALYHTDTILEFLDERFPHPPLLPNDPINRAKFRLTLRKIVDEWYPLVEKLIGRKTADTKTNKAIGNLLVAHAPLFEETEFFQSDEFSLIDATIAPFLWWVNHLEVPIPSKAETTMLYSERLLDRDSVKALFDKKTRLS is encoded by the coding sequence ATGTCAACTCGCCGCAATGGCTTTACCCTATATCTTGAAAAGAATTCTTTGGATGCTGATCGTGTTGCGATTACGTTACTTGAGAAAAACATCACCTGTGATCAAGTCGTCGTCGATACGAGCAATCCTCCGGAGGATCTACTTGATGTTAATTCTCAATTAATTCTCCCTACCTTAATTACGCGTGAAGTTGCGCTCTATCACACAGATACCATCTTAGAGTTCTTAGACGAACGCTTTCCCCATCCCCCTCTTCTTCCCAACGACCCCATCAATCGAGCAAAATTCCGCTTAACTCTCCGTAAAATTGTTGATGAATGGTACCCATTAGTGGAAAAACTGATTGGTCGTAAAACGGCGGATACCAAAACAAATAAAGCGATCGGCAATCTACTTGTCGCCCACGCGCCCCTCTTTGAAGAGACCGAATTTTTCCAAAGTGATGAATTTAGCCTAATCGATGCCACCATCGCGCCATTTTTATGGTGGGTTAATCATCTTGAAGTGCCAATTCCAAGCAAAGCGGAAACCACAATGCTCTATAGCGAACGTCTGCTCGATCGCGACTCTGTGAAAGCACTCTTTGACAAAAAAACGCGCCTAAGCTAG
- a CDS encoding cytochrome c1 codes for MRKLITLLFSFVCLSLSTASANPNVADIGKVTIDMKNKASLQQGAQLFMDYCLGCHSVEFQRYNVTARDIGIELDDLKKNYMHVGSYDVREDEFNLAKEGDLIYTAMSRVDGGNWLGTAPPDLSTIVRAKGADYIYRYLMSFYVDETRPVGVNNVAFEGAGMPHVLAELQGIYAPVMETVKADPKCKGDDCETLSVVVGTQKIKDGLLTEEEYKVAVNDITNFLAYVSEPAQLLRAKYGPWVIGFLIIFTLLAYALNREYWKDVK; via the coding sequence ATGAGAAAATTAATTACTCTACTATTTAGCTTTGTATGCTTATCGCTCTCCACTGCTTCTGCTAATCCAAATGTGGCAGACATTGGAAAAGTGACCATCGACATGAAAAACAAAGCGTCGCTTCAACAAGGCGCGCAACTTTTCATGGATTACTGTTTAGGTTGTCACTCCGTTGAATTCCAACGCTATAACGTTACAGCACGTGATATCGGAATTGAACTCGATGATCTTAAAAAGAACTATATGCACGTCGGTAGTTACGATGTTCGTGAAGATGAGTTTAATCTTGCGAAAGAGGGTGACTTAATCTATACCGCAATGAGCCGCGTTGATGGTGGAAACTGGTTAGGGACCGCTCCTCCAGATTTATCAACCATCGTTCGTGCAAAAGGCGCAGATTATATCTATCGCTATCTCATGAGCTTCTATGTTGACGAAACTCGCCCTGTAGGCGTAAACAACGTAGCATTTGAAGGCGCAGGTATGCCTCACGTTCTTGCAGAACTTCAAGGAATTTATGCACCGGTAATGGAAACAGTTAAAGCTGACCCTAAATGTAAAGGCGATGACTGTGAAACACTCTCTGTTGTCGTCGGCACTCAAAAGATCAAAGACGGTCTTTTAACCGAAGAAGAGTATAAAGTAGCAGTGAATGACATTACCAACTTCTTAGCGTATGTGTCAGAACCGGCTCAATTACTCCGTGCAAAATATGGTCCTTGGGTGATTGGTTTCTTAATTATCTTTACCCTACTTGCGTATGCTTTAAATCGCGAATACTGGAAAGATGTTAAATAA
- a CDS encoding cytochrome bc complex cytochrome b subunit has translation MSTSNKSAAMRLWDWVNDRLPVNRALKTHMTEYYAPKNFNFLYIFGVLAMVVLVNQILTGIWLVMHFKPDGALSATGIPIAYASLETAVMRDTAWMWLIRYMHAVGASMFFIVVYMHMFRGLIYGSHRKPRELVWIFGMLIYLVLMAEAFMGYVLPYGQMSFWGAQVIISLFGAIPYIGDTLVTGIRGDFVISEATLSRFFALHVIALPLVLVGLVVAHILALHEVGSNNPDGIEIKEHKDENGIPLDGIPFHPYYTVHDTFAVGIFMIVFALIIFYAPDMFGLFLESPNFEPANPLATPDHIAPVWYFTPYYSILRAVPSWFGTQIWGVIAMGASIAVLFFLPWLDKSPVKSIRYKGTLTKVLVALFVVAFIILGYLGVVPATDARTFVARICSIYYFAFFFGMPWWSKMDTVKPVPERVTMK, from the coding sequence ATGTCAACAAGCAATAAATCTGCAGCTATGCGTCTATGGGATTGGGTTAACGATCGCCTACCGGTGAATCGCGCACTTAAAACCCACATGACTGAATATTACGCACCAAAAAACTTTAACTTCCTCTATATTTTTGGTGTGCTCGCAATGGTCGTTCTTGTCAACCAGATCCTAACCGGTATTTGGCTTGTCATGCACTTCAAACCCGATGGTGCGTTAAGCGCAACGGGTATTCCAATTGCCTACGCATCCCTTGAAACCGCAGTAATGCGGGATACTGCTTGGATGTGGCTAATTCGCTACATGCACGCCGTTGGGGCTTCGATGTTCTTCATCGTTGTTTACATGCACATGTTCAGAGGTCTTATCTACGGTTCACATAGAAAACCCCGTGAGCTTGTTTGGATCTTTGGTATGTTAATTTACCTTGTCCTCATGGCTGAAGCGTTTATGGGATACGTTCTTCCCTACGGTCAGATGTCATTCTGGGGTGCACAGGTAATCATTTCTCTCTTTGGTGCAATTCCTTACATCGGTGACACATTAGTAACCGGTATTCGTGGGGACTTCGTGATTTCAGAAGCAACCTTAAGCCGCTTCTTCGCACTTCACGTCATTGCGCTTCCATTAGTGTTAGTGGGCCTTGTGGTTGCGCACATCTTAGCGCTTCACGAAGTGGGTTCAAATAACCCTGACGGAATCGAAATCAAAGAGCATAAAGATGAAAATGGCATTCCATTAGACGGTATCCCATTCCATCCTTACTACACCGTACACGACACCTTTGCGGTCGGTATCTTCATGATTGTGTTTGCTCTGATTATCTTCTATGCGCCCGACATGTTTGGTCTCTTCTTAGAAAGCCCGAACTTCGAGCCAGCAAACCCACTTGCAACACCGGATCACATTGCACCGGTATGGTACTTCACCCCTTACTACTCAATTCTAAGAGCGGTTCCATCATGGTTCGGTACTCAGATTTGGGGCGTTATCGCGATGGGTGCTTCGATCGCAGTTCTCTTCTTCTTACCTTGGTTAGATAAGAGCCCTGTTAAATCGATTCGCTATAAAGGCACCTTAACGAAAGTTCTCGTGGCTCTCTTTGTTGTTGCGTTCATCATCCTTGGCTACCTTGGTGTGGTTCCTGCAACTGACGCACGTACTTTTGTAGCGCGAATCTGCTCTATCTACTACTTCGCTTTCTTCTTCGGCATGCCTTGGTGGTCGAAAATGGATACCGTTAAACCTGTTCCAGAAAGGGTGACAATGAAATGA
- the petA gene encoding ubiquinol-cytochrome c reductase iron-sulfur subunit has translation MSSEKIDLKKRRTLTYATTAVGAVGAAFLVGGPFVKSWMPNERAKNAGAPVEIDISKLDAGELLRVEWQGKPVWVLKRTDAMMKTVEEMPAANLVDADSHTASQQPDYATNLFRSREDRADILVLVGICTHLGCSPTYRPEIAPQDLGKEWKGGFYCPCHGSRFDLAGRVFKNLPAPTNLVVPEYYYKTDNLIVVGLSGGEA, from the coding sequence ATGAGTTCTGAGAAGATAGATCTTAAAAAAAGACGCACTCTAACCTACGCAACAACCGCAGTAGGTGCAGTCGGCGCGGCTTTTTTAGTGGGCGGTCCATTTGTAAAATCATGGATGCCTAACGAAAGAGCAAAAAATGCGGGAGCTCCCGTTGAAATTGATATTTCAAAATTAGATGCGGGCGAATTACTCCGCGTTGAGTGGCAAGGTAAGCCAGTATGGGTGTTAAAACGTACTGATGCGATGATGAAAACGGTTGAAGAGATGCCTGCAGCAAACTTAGTTGATGCAGACTCACACACCGCGTCACAACAACCTGATTATGCAACAAACCTCTTCCGTTCACGTGAAGATCGTGCTGATATCCTCGTACTTGTAGGAATCTGTACACACTTAGGTTGCTCACCTACTTATCGTCCAGAAATTGCCCCTCAAGATTTAGGTAAAGAATGGAAAGGTGGATTCTACTGCCCATGTCACGGCTCACGCTTTGACTTAGCGGGTCGCGTATTTAAAAACCTTCCAGCTCCAACGAATCTTGTTGTGCCTGAGTATTATTACAAAACGGACAATCTAATCGTTGTTGGATTAAGCGGAGGAGAAGCATAA
- the efp gene encoding elongation factor P, translating to MATYTTNQFKSGLKIMLDGDPCSIVENEMVKPGKGQAFNRVKIRNLKTGRIIERTFKSGDSVEAADVMDVEMQYLYNDGEFWHFMNPETYDQIGAGASAVEDVKLWLIEQDVCTVTLWNGVPISVTAPNFIEMKIVETDPGLRGDTAGTGGKPATLESGAVVRVPLFVQQDEIIKVDTRTGEYVSRVNK from the coding sequence ATGGCAACATATACTACAAATCAATTTAAAAGTGGCTTAAAAATCATGCTCGACGGCGATCCCTGTTCGATCGTTGAAAACGAGATGGTTAAACCAGGCAAAGGGCAAGCATTCAACCGCGTTAAAATTCGCAACCTTAAAACCGGTCGTATTATTGAGCGTACCTTTAAATCAGGCGACTCTGTTGAAGCGGCTGATGTAATGGACGTTGAGATGCAATATCTCTATAACGACGGCGAATTTTGGCATTTCATGAATCCAGAAACCTACGACCAAATCGGCGCAGGCGCTTCTGCGGTTGAAGACGTGAAATTATGGCTCATCGAGCAAGACGTCTGCACAGTAACACTCTGGAACGGCGTTCCAATTTCCGTTACTGCGCCCAACTTTATCGAAATGAAAATTGTTGAAACGGATCCCGGCCTTCGCGGCGATACAGCAGGAACAGGTGGTAAACCAGCGACATTAGAGTCAGGCGCTGTGGTACGCGTTCCGCTTTTCGTGCAACAAGATGAAATTATTAAAGTTGATACTCGCACAGGCGAATATGTATCTCGCGTTAACAAATAA
- a CDS encoding class 1 fructose-bisphosphatase: protein MDHFGVTLSQFIIEEQRRFPDATGNFTLLMNDIAVACKMIAAAVKKGQLANVLGSTEDENCQGETQQILDVIANELFIKNNIWRGHLSAMASEEMEDIYPIPEGAPRGNYLLLFDPLDGSSNIDINGPIGTIFSILRSPNHNPTKEDFLQKGTEQVCAGYCLYGSATMMVITIGHGTHGFTLEPSMGEFILTHPNLQIPETTSEYAINQSNRNVWEAPMKEYVEMCDAGKDGPRGKKFTMRWVGAMVMDIHRLLLRGGLFAYPMDENIRSRGGRLRLMYEANPMAFLVEQAGGIASTGYDRILDIDPSDLHQRVPVIMGSKEEMQIILEKHEAYAKEQNLDFNHTTNA from the coding sequence ATGGACCATTTTGGCGTAACGCTGTCGCAATTTATCATTGAAGAGCAACGACGTTTCCCAGACGCAACTGGAAATTTCACCCTTCTTATGAATGATATCGCGGTCGCGTGCAAAATGATTGCCGCTGCGGTGAAAAAAGGGCAATTAGCCAATGTTTTAGGAAGTACGGAAGATGAAAACTGTCAAGGCGAAACACAGCAAATCTTGGATGTGATCGCCAACGAACTCTTCATCAAAAACAATATTTGGCGTGGCCACTTGTCGGCAATGGCAAGTGAAGAGATGGAAGATATCTATCCAATTCCAGAGGGCGCGCCACGAGGCAATTACCTCCTTCTTTTCGACCCACTTGATGGCTCGAGCAACATTGATATTAACGGCCCGATCGGCACAATTTTCTCAATTTTACGCTCACCCAATCACAACCCAACGAAAGAAGATTTCTTACAAAAAGGCACCGAACAAGTCTGTGCGGGTTACTGTTTATATGGCTCAGCGACGATGATGGTGATCACGATTGGCCACGGCACTCACGGCTTTACCTTAGAGCCAAGCATGGGCGAATTTATCTTAACGCACCCGAACCTCCAAATCCCTGAGACCACAAGCGAGTATGCGATCAACCAATCGAACCGCAATGTGTGGGAAGCGCCGATGAAAGAGTACGTTGAGATGTGCGACGCCGGTAAAGATGGCCCTCGTGGTAAGAAATTCACTATGCGCTGGGTTGGTGCAATGGTGATGGATATTCATCGTCTTCTCCTTCGCGGCGGACTTTTTGCCTATCCTATGGATGAAAATATTCGTTCACGCGGCGGCCGTTTACGCCTTATGTATGAAGCAAACCCAATGGCGTTCTTAGTCGAGCAAGCCGGCGGTATCGCAAGTACCGGATATGACCGTATTTTAGATATCGACCCAAGCGATCTACACCAGCGCGTTCCTGTGATTATGGGCTCAAAAGAGGAGATGCAAATCATCCTTGAAAAACATGAAGCCTACGCTAAAGAACAAAACTTAGATTTTAATCACACCACGAACGCTTAG
- the fur gene encoding ferric iron uptake transcriptional regulator produces the protein MSSKELKNAGLKVTLPRLKILDILAKAAETSVCHLTAEEIFMQLSQSGEEVGLATVYRVLTQFEQAGLVRRHFFDGGQSMFELDQGDQHDHIICVSCGHIDEFSHDRIQEKLEKIAEDLGYELRDSRTFLYGLCSECRDHK, from the coding sequence ATGAGTTCTAAAGAACTGAAAAATGCTGGATTAAAAGTAACTTTGCCACGCCTAAAAATCTTAGATATTTTGGCGAAAGCGGCAGAAACCAGCGTCTGCCATCTAACCGCGGAAGAGATCTTCATGCAACTGAGCCAATCCGGCGAAGAAGTCGGGCTTGCAACGGTTTATCGTGTATTAACACAATTTGAACAAGCAGGGCTCGTTCGTCGACATTTTTTCGATGGCGGTCAATCGATGTTTGAACTAGACCAAGGCGATCAGCATGATCATATTATTTGTGTGAGCTGTGGTCATATCGATGAGTTCTCTCATGATCGTATTCAAGAAAAACTCGAGAAAATCGCTGAAGATTTGGGCTATGAATTACGCGATTCACGCACCTTTCTCTATGGGCTTTGTAGTGAATGCCGGGATCACAAGTAG
- a CDS encoding DUF349 domain-containing protein: MFRFFAPSWKSRSSARRLRAILEEGLTDDILLQLASYDASLEVRRAAVDRLTDLNELYSLWLGERSKEGQTHVMARLAALINDDNDLAAVKKLFESVRVRSFPLATLLLSVNSPEIQEYLFTKIEHPHDVVRLIEAQNPFAERALAKIDELAVLKTLQAELKNNDKRAHQLIRGRIAELETIKAKEAQAERLIDAYRLLSESEPLAALNKLSEIDSQWTAEALPEQKERDRYREVYLARYREFSEQYQKMQTLIESCETALSEAQTEDELTALIETLSGRLETASRAVAESINKCLDTANSRLKSLKTVHKAENQYRGLIQSTKKLLKSRYQIANHEIESTIVSLKEAIAKKPHGELDRLLNELHRRKELQGRAAEIEASVVNSLEKLGKAIEEGVTQAAGSCVKEAETLLNEKGAALPQAVHQHLFRELGTLKKKLYEMRKWARWGAENALQKLCDKAEALADEENNAYIVDQLKQLRLSWDEAARNNRQMAKQLRERFDAACEKAFASVEKERDKNQEYRRFYLNEAREILSLFQQNIDQIDWNNPNWGAIQPLRTQFLEQWNQYLNQYSTGERISFGAPLFLPRDKRMLEREMQGILAPLNKAIRNAQQTEITRLYALIEELKGLAAEMQDEQADIDSILADFKIMKQEFKPKLVLRYRDHRRLMKSYKEVTETLYAHEQSYRSASDEKRSQNADKKRAVLAEMSAYLNELNGDNLAGFEAKMDHFQEAWDEAGVVAKQDHRQLMAELHGIKDQLFEARLRIENSLKDAKLEKSIAIAKALGILEECAVKGEAFSLAEMPKPTERPLLKRYECLAEIEKGNDAARLYLQTLYEARDNEARKLAVVHDILISRETPEEDRALRIQYQLERLPDEMMGRVKRPINKQLEMLYNDWFEKIVGELEPKLWQRFFD; the protein is encoded by the coding sequence ATGTTTAGATTTTTCGCACCTAGTTGGAAAAGCCGCTCTAGTGCGCGTCGTTTACGCGCTATTTTAGAGGAAGGACTGACGGATGATATTTTATTACAGCTTGCCAGTTATGATGCCTCACTCGAGGTGCGTAGAGCCGCGGTTGATCGACTAACCGATCTCAATGAGCTCTATTCGCTCTGGCTCGGTGAGCGCTCTAAAGAGGGGCAGACCCATGTAATGGCGCGTTTGGCGGCCCTGATTAATGACGATAATGATCTGGCGGCGGTTAAAAAACTCTTTGAAAGTGTGCGCGTGCGTTCATTTCCTCTTGCGACCTTACTGTTAAGTGTGAATTCTCCCGAGATTCAAGAATATCTCTTTACGAAAATTGAGCATCCACACGATGTGGTAAGACTGATTGAAGCGCAAAATCCGTTCGCAGAAAGAGCGTTGGCGAAAATTGACGAATTGGCTGTGTTGAAAACGCTGCAAGCAGAGTTAAAAAACAATGATAAACGGGCGCATCAACTGATTCGTGGGCGTATTGCCGAGCTTGAAACGATTAAAGCGAAGGAAGCGCAGGCGGAAAGGCTCATCGATGCCTATCGTCTTTTATCAGAAAGTGAGCCACTTGCGGCGCTGAATAAACTAAGTGAAATTGATAGTCAATGGACTGCTGAAGCGCTTCCTGAGCAAAAAGAGCGTGATCGCTATCGTGAGGTTTATCTTGCCCGTTATCGTGAATTTAGTGAGCAGTATCAAAAAATGCAAACGCTGATCGAATCGTGTGAAACCGCGCTAAGTGAAGCGCAGACAGAAGATGAATTGACGGCGCTTATTGAGACGCTATCGGGGCGATTAGAAACGGCTTCGAGAGCGGTAGCAGAATCGATCAACAAATGCCTCGATACGGCAAATAGCCGCTTAAAATCACTTAAAACTGTTCATAAAGCGGAAAATCAATACCGCGGATTGATTCAGTCCACTAAAAAACTGCTTAAATCCCGCTATCAGATCGCAAATCATGAGATTGAATCGACGATTGTCAGTCTAAAAGAGGCGATCGCGAAAAAGCCGCATGGGGAGCTGGATCGTCTATTAAATGAACTTCATCGCCGGAAGGAATTACAAGGGCGCGCCGCTGAGATTGAGGCAAGCGTTGTCAATAGTCTAGAAAAACTTGGAAAAGCCATTGAAGAGGGCGTAACACAGGCGGCGGGAAGTTGCGTTAAAGAGGCTGAAACCCTATTAAATGAGAAAGGGGCGGCACTGCCTCAAGCGGTTCATCAGCATCTTTTTAGAGAGCTCGGAACCTTGAAGAAAAAGCTCTATGAGATGCGTAAATGGGCTCGTTGGGGGGCTGAAAATGCCCTACAAAAACTGTGCGATAAAGCGGAAGCGCTTGCAGATGAAGAGAATAATGCCTATATCGTCGATCAATTAAAACAGCTCCGCTTAAGTTGGGATGAGGCCGCGCGAAATAATCGTCAAATGGCCAAACAATTGCGTGAGCGTTTTGATGCGGCGTGCGAAAAAGCGTTTGCCAGCGTTGAAAAAGAGCGCGACAAGAATCAAGAGTATCGCCGTTTCTATCTCAATGAAGCCCGTGAAATACTATCACTATTTCAGCAAAATATTGACCAGATTGATTGGAATAATCCCAATTGGGGAGCGATTCAACCGCTACGTACGCAATTTTTAGAGCAGTGGAATCAATATCTCAATCAATATTCAACCGGCGAGCGGATTAGTTTTGGCGCACCACTCTTTTTACCCCGTGATAAACGCATGCTCGAGCGTGAAATGCAAGGTATTTTAGCACCACTTAATAAAGCGATTCGAAATGCACAACAAACTGAGATCACCCGTCTTTATGCGCTGATTGAAGAGCTCAAAGGCTTGGCGGCTGAGATGCAAGATGAGCAGGCGGATATTGATAGTATTCTTGCAGATTTTAAAATTATGAAGCAGGAGTTTAAGCCGAAACTCGTGCTCCGTTATCGTGATCATCGCCGTTTGATGAAGTCCTATAAAGAAGTCACAGAAACGCTCTACGCCCATGAGCAATCCTATCGCTCCGCTTCTGATGAAAAACGCTCGCAAAATGCTGATAAAAAACGAGCTGTATTAGCGGAAATGTCTGCTTATCTTAATGAGCTGAATGGGGATAATCTCGCTGGTTTTGAAGCGAAAATGGATCATTTTCAAGAAGCGTGGGATGAAGCGGGCGTTGTTGCCAAGCAAGATCATCGCCAATTGATGGCAGAGCTCCACGGGATTAAAGATCAATTGTTTGAAGCGCGCCTACGTATCGAAAATAGTTTAAAAGATGCCAAGTTAGAAAAGAGTATTGCTATCGCTAAAGCACTCGGCATTCTTGAAGAGTGTGCAGTTAAAGGGGAGGCGTTTTCACTTGCAGAGATGCCAAAACCGACTGAACGCCCGCTGTTAAAACGCTATGAGTGTTTAGCTGAGATTGAAAAAGGCAATGACGCGGCGCGTTTATATCTACAAACTCTTTATGAGGCGCGGGATAATGAGGCGCGGAAACTTGCGGTGGTGCACGATATTTTAATCTCGCGTGAAACGCCGGAAGAGGATCGAGCGCTCCGCATTCAGTATCAATTAGAACGGTTGCCCGATGAAATGATGGGGCGTGTAAAAAGGCCTATTAATAAGCAGCTAGAGATGCTGTATAATGATTGGTTTGAAAAAATAGTGGGTGAGCTGGAGCCAAAGTTATGGCAGCGCTTTTTTGATTAA